In the Daphnia pulicaria isolate SC F1-1A chromosome 2, SC_F0-13Bv2, whole genome shotgun sequence genome, one interval contains:
- the LOC124325982 gene encoding HEAT repeat-containing protein 5B-like isoform X2 produces the protein MEMSHSLILNEEALAKIPEAKKSLFVYEWLQFLENVLIAAQKNDIKDCQKKIVEQLLAQIHSSPGPPIRQLIGQCLATLFSVGDAFLLFDTINKLNDVLKSRDDSPSFLMTRLASITTLGFLYERLGRMAGRSYDESVQVLLRGLKNSESQTRAESLVTLEKLCCGMGSAASNQHRDIFKTCKLCLSDRNMNVRAAAARCMWEVMKHSSSILQLNEFESIAALSFRALEGSNHEVRCAVALLLGHAAAAALTPPKPGPARTGLSAAANQSAASSAAKVASVEEVLGVISTGFLRGGGGFLKGTGEMIKGPAATSREVRVGVTMSYVVMVQQLGSTWLERHLNTMLQHLLDLAAQPRAAPTHVDAVYSRQCITFVFRSLLGKMLGEKQQTAACKELARIINHQMNSIDPNPENAKDSSTQETIFSQHLLVCALQELGSLVHSLASSASALLADQGAGVIDCAIAVLLHPSQAARLAAAWSLQSMAVAVPSHLTLLIDKCVDALENLRSTPEAVSGYSAALAALIAGVSSSSLGIPHNRGKIVFNTAEELLRSASQNNRLAVQRTQAGWLLIGAVMTLGVSVVSSLVPRMLLLWRNSFPRSAKELESEKARGDAFTWQVALEGRAGALSSICSFLRHCPQLATTEDITKRLMGPLDAAITMLTSIATVVKTYGQPLKAACAMVRLRLYDALSLVPPQYYEASYTQLLRLLVAEFTLAENPANTTTSLLQQQCQPDGSAVLLHPDLQDSDYNLLQQQLLPNSAAGSGALEHDPCSLYALVTDRSQNVGNVPGPLPLGVAVIDASITLFGHVFPRVLHKHRLQLLIHFEDSIKQAKTRQAVQTNIFAGLLAALRNVAETKVGLGPNAEELRKGLSSLIQAGLVNPTCPALRCAAAEAVGRLAQIGLDQRFTSEAIQTSFDKLKNSRDAASRTGHSLALGCLHRYGGGLGLASSQQLSSSISILTALSQDTSSAMVQQWALHALASIGEASGPVFRPFADSCSNMALQLLMTVPSTNVEVLRAVGRCCAALVTAFGPELQGNTGNIIAARSSLLSACALLQQHSSPVVQSEAIFCLQQMHMFAPRHVNLSKLVPLLCRSISNQHLGLRRAAVSCLRQLVQREAREVCEHAAAYVTESSRAIPLFNGSKQGLPMALLLLLDSEVDVMLQRHLRDTLNGLLTTLAEQQLSSWLTLFKEVLTTSADTTAGPAPSGQHGQPTVGLKSSSSTADADGDGAVDDDEEEFHANGDSLSPTPSSRPAGLPPPRWPTRVFAAQSAGKLLLLMRESTATAHFDLATARQLSSSNETDFLVLHLSDLIRLAFIAATSDCDALRMEGLRLLQLLIDCFASQQEPEFPGHSILEQYQAQISAALRPAFSADTAPNVTAAACHVCSTWMCCGVAQDLSDLRRVQQLLLSALNRITAAQQSTLPPISGIGGLQQHRLYNESAATLENLSVLKAWAEVYVTAMSNDTAMKDSKVAESRHLLLPLVKPELAGLAQFWLAALKDHALLTLPPEFGPQLPPEGGTFYTHDAADLSRPYYKLSWPPLLQAAALWLGHVNNAGETIEPDNVYSNHFFLVFGIALEALCDLKSTEPDSSTEACLYALQALLHSPKARNSMTCQAPLTVEVCNVLHRVVLTKKASIQKQAFEVLLALVQATHEQMNRLSDPLAAGEGGSEGELLPGTSLVFAALEVCLCLLVQVYPNMDPSTTSSTRGVKRAVSINGNVGEELVAAALDVMGILPSVCSPHGALSLLPALLHLVTNVLKEARTLESPSIQAALRCLRTFCCHPFSKLAETEAPYGKLLQSCTARLLDWGKAGQEEDRLDPLVLLSAVSEMLLHAPSGLLSCPALLYPSLNAFQQSLQSTDARLRLHTLRLFDNLLQDATRQLASHSDNAKSILRPLTPYVHALAPKIVAHLCSPTSRLIESQQQLLMTIESINCVEALTALADAENCLLVLQLLVPILIGCLLDPTQMKAANPLTKTLHTHALQTLTRIGTQYPQEFKSLLSYLPELRTKLESAARANQFCSRNPKSGAMSTAVETKAAPTIKLKTDFSNFN, from the exons ATGGAAATGAGCCACAGCTTGATTCTTAATGAGGAAGCACTTGCCAAAATACCTGAAGCAAAAAAATCCCTCTTTGTTTATGAATGGTTACAGTTCctagaaaatgttttaatagcaGCTCAAAAG AATGACATCAAAGACTgccagaaaaaaattgttgaacaGCTTTTGGCTCAAATCCATTCAAGCCCAGGTCCTCCAATACGGCAATTAATTGGTCAATGCTTAGCCACTCTGTTTAGCGTAGGAGATGCATTCCTTCTTTTTGATACTATCAACAAGCTGAATGATGTGTTAAAGAGCAGAGATGATTCACCAAGTTTTCTCATGACTCGTTT AGCTTCTATTACTACCTTGGGATTCTTATACGAAAGACTTGGGCGTATGGCAGGAAGATCATATGATGAATCTGTTCAAGTATTGCTTAGAGGACTTAAAAACAGTGAGTCTCAAACAAGAGCAGAGAGTTTAGTAActttagaaaag CTGTGTTGTGGAATGGGTTCAGCAGCATCCAATCAGCATCGTGATATCTTTAAGACCTGCAAGTTATGTCTGTCAGACAGAAACATGAATGTTCGGGCTGCAGCAGCCAGG TGCATGTGGGAAGTCATGAAACATTCGTCTAGTATCCTACAGCTTAACGAATTTGAATCCATAGCTGCACTGAGCTTTCGTGCTCTCGAAGGTTCCAATCATGAAGTTCGATGCGCTGTGGCCCTTTTGTTAGgtcatgctgctgctgcagcactTACACCTCCTAAACCTGGTCCAGCAAGAACCGGTCTGTCGGCAGCAGCGAACCAGTCTGCTGCATCTTCAGCGGCGAAGGTTGCATCAGTAGAAGAAGTTCTAGGAGTAATTTCGACCGGATTTTTGCGTGGAGGTGGAGGTTTCCTAAAGGGAACAGGTGAAATGATTAAAGGACCAGCTGCCACAAGCCGAGAAGTTCGAGTTGGAGTCACAATG AGCTACGTCGTCATGGTCCAACAACTTGGTTCTACATGGTTGGAGCGCCACTTAAACACCATGTTGCAGCATCTACTTGATTTAGCAGCCCAGCCGCGAGCTGCTCCTACCCACGTTGACGCCGTCTATTCCCGTCAGTGCATCACTTTCGTGTTTCGTTCACTGTTGGGCAAAATGTTGGGCGAGAAGCAGCAAACGGCTGCTTGTAAAGAATTAGCTCGCATTATTAATCATCAGATGAACAGCATAG ATCCCAATCCGGAGAATGCAAAAGACAGTAGCACGCAGGAAACTATATTTAGTCAACATCTTCTTGTTTGTGCACTGCAAGAGCTTGGCTCACTTGTTCACAGTCTTGCTAGCTCTGCATCGGCTCTTTTGGCCGATCAG GGAGCTGGCGTAATTGATTGTGCTATCGCTGTCTTGCTTCATCCGTCGCAAGCTGCTCGTCTTGCAGCAGCTTGGAGTCTGCAGTCTATGGCCGTTGCTGTTCCATCTCATCTTACACTTCTGATCGACAA ATGTGTTGATGCCCTAGAAAATCTTCGAAGCACGCCCGAAGCTGTGTCAGGTTACAGCGCCGCTTTGGCAGCATTGATAGCTGGGGTTTCATCTTCTAGCTTGGGCATCCCACATAACCGTGGAAAG ATTGTGTTCAACACTGCCGAGGAGCTATTAAGAAGTGCAAGCCAAAACAACAGACTCGCCGTCCAGCGCACACAGGCTGGTTGGTTACTCATCGGAGCTGTTATGACTTTGGGGGTATCTGTGGTCAGTAGCCTGGTTCCTCGAATGTTGCTCCTTTGGCGCAACAGTTTCCCTCGTTCAGCTAAGGAATTAGAATCTGAGAAAGCTCGTGGCGATGCTTTCACCTGGCAG GTGGCGCTCGAGGGTCGCGCTGGTGCCCTTTCGTCAATTTGTAGCTTCCTCCGACACTGTCCACAGCTGGCCACAACTGAGGATATAACTAAACGTCTAATGGGTCCGCTGGATGCCGCCATCACTATGCTAACaag CATTGCAACAGTCGTCAAGACATATGGACAGCCTCTCAAGGCAGCATGCGCTATGGTTCGTCTTCGTCTTTACGATGCTCTTTCTTTAGTCCCTCCTCAATACTATGAAG CGAGTTATACTCAACTTTTGCGTTTACTGGTGGCTGAGTTCACTTTAGCTGAAAATCCAGCCAATACAACCACATCTCTGTTGCAGCAACAATGCCAACCTGATGGTTCAGCAGTCTTGTTGCATCCAGATCTTCAAGATTCAGACTACAATTTGCTTCAACAACAGCTGTTGCCCAACAGTGCTGCCGGTTCAGGAGCCCTTGAACACGATCCATGTTCGCTTTATGCTTTGGTGACGGATAGGTCACAGAATGTTGGGAACGTTCCTGGGCCACTTCCCTTGGGTGTAGCAGTTATCGATGCATCAATCACGCTATTTGGACACGTTTTCCCTCGAGTACTACACAAACACCGTCTCCAGCTGTTGATCCATTTTGAGGATAGCATCAAACAAGCCAAAACCCGTCAAGCCGTTCAAACGAATATTTTTGCCGGTTTACTTGCTGCGCTGCGTAATGTAGCCGAAACAAAGGTTGGATTAGGTCCCAATGCCGAAGAACTTCGCAAAGGCCTCTCCAGTCTTATCCAAGCCGGACTCGTTAATCCTACCTGCCCTGCCCTACGTTGTGCTGCGGCTGAAGCCGTAGGTCGTTTGGCTCAAATAGGATTGGATCAGCGTTTTACGAGTGAAGCTATTCAAACTAGTTTCGATAAACTGAAGAACAGCCGAGACGCTGCGAGTAGGACAGGGCACAGTCTTGCCCTAGGATGTTTACATCGCTATGGTGGTGGCTTAGGTCTAGCCTCTTCGCAACAACTAAGTAGCAGCATTTCCATTTTGACCGCCCTTAGCCAAGATACGTCGTCAGCAATGGTACAACAATGGGCCCTTCATGCACTAGCGTCAATTGGAGAAGCAAGTGGCCCAGTGTTTCGGCCATTTGCGGACTCGTGCTCCAATATGGCGTTGCAGTTATTGATGACAGTTCCTTCAACCAATGTAGAAGTGCTCAGGGCAGTAGGCCGTTGCTGTGCAGCTTTGGTAACTGCTTTTGGTCCTGAACTCCAAG GAAATACTGGCAACATCATCGCTGCTAGATCTTCTCTCTTGTCCGCATGTGCTCTACTCCAGCAACACAGTAGTCCCGTAGTCCAGTCCGAAGCCATCTTTTGCCTACAGCAGATGCACATGTTTGCACCACGTCACGTCAATCTTAGcaaacttgttcctcttctTTGT CGATCTATTAGCAATCAACATTTGGGTCTGCGACGAGCAGCGGTCTCATGCTTGCGTCAATTAGTACAGAGAGAGGCCAGAGAAGTCTGTGAGCATGCTGCCGCCTACGTAACAGAATCAAGTCGTGCAATTCCGCTGTTCAACGGATCGAAACAAGGATTGCCAATGGCGCTACTTCTACTATTAGATAGCGAAGTAGACGTCATGTTGCAGCGTCATCTCCGAGACACTTTGAACGGTCTTCTGACTACCTTAGCGGAGCAGCAGCTCAGCTCATGGTTGACGCTCTTCAAGGAAGTGCTGACGACATCGGCTGATACAACTGCTGGTCCTGCTCCATCTGGACAGCATGGGCAACCCACTGTAGGACTTAAAAGCTCATCATCAACTGCCGATGCAGATGGCGATGGTGCAGTAgatgacgacgaagaagagtTTCACGCAAATGGAGACAGTCTTTCACCTACCCCTAGCAGTCGCCCAGCTGGTCTGCCTCCTCCTCGCTGGCCTACCAGAGTCTTTGCTGCTCAATCCGCCGGAAAACTGCTGTTGCTAATGCGAGAAAGTACGGCAACGGCTCACTTTGACTTGGCAACCGCTCGCCAACTTAGCAGCTCGAATGAAACCGATTTCTTGGTTCTGCACCTCTCCGATCTGATTCGATTAGCGTTTATCGCAGCCACTTCCGATTGTGACGCCCTTCGCATGGAAGGCCTCCGTCTACTTCAACTGCTCATTGATTGTTTTGCCAGCCAACAAGAGCCTGAATTTCCCGGCCATTCAATCCTTGAACAATATCAAGCTCAA ATAAGCGCTGCCTTAAGACCAGCTTTCAGTGCTGATACTGCCCCAAACGTCACTGCTGCTGCCTGCCATGTCTGTAGCACATGGATGTGTTGCGGTGTAGCTCAAGATCTGTCAGATCTCCGTCGAGTTCAACAGCTTCTTCTTTCGGCATTGAATCGAATCACTGCTGCTCAACAATCGACTCTTCCCCCAATAAGTGGAATAGGTGGTCTTCAACAGCACCGTTTGTACAATGAGAGCGCTGCCACTCTTGAGAATTTGTCGGTCCTCAAAGCTTGGGCTGAGGTTTACGTAACGGCAATGTCTAACGATACCGCAATGAAAGACAG CAAAGTTGCCGAGAGTCGTCATTTGCTTTTGCCTTTGGTCAAACCAGAACTGGCCGGTTTGGCACAATTTTGGCTTGCAGCTCTGAAAGATCATGCTCTTCTCACGCTTCCTCCAG aatttgGCCCTCAGTTGCCACCAGAAGGAGGAACGTTTTACACTCACGATGCGGCCGATTTGTCACGACCTTATTACAAACTGAGCTGGCCCCCTCTGCTCCAGGCTGCGGCACTTTGGTTGGGTCATGTAAATAACGCCGGTGAAACAATTGAACCAGATAATGTCTACTCCAACCACTTCTTCCTAGTATTCG GAATTGCCCTAGAAGCTTTGTGTGATCTTAAATCAACCGAACCGGACTCCTCGACTGAGGCTTGCTTGTATGCCCTTCAAGCATTATTGCACTCTCCAAAAGCCCGAAATTCAATGACCTGTCAGGCACCGCTAACAGTCGAAGTTTGCAACGTTCTTCATCGCGTGGTGTTGACGAAGAAAGCCTCCATCCAAAAGCAGGCTTTCGAGGTGTTATTGGCACTTGTGCAAGCCACTCACGAGCAAATGAATCGGTTGAGTGACCCTCTCGCTGCAGGGGAAGGTGGCAGTGAAGGAGAACTCTTGCCGGGCACTTCGTTAGTTTTTGCTGCTCTTGAAGTCTGCCTCTGCCTACTCGTTCAAGTTTATCCAAATATGGACCCCAGTACCACAAGCAGCACTAGAGGTGTGAAAAGAGCAGTTAGCATTAATGGGAACGTAGGCGAAGAACTAGTGGCTGCCGCTCTAGACGTAATGGGAATATTGCCCTCTGTCTGTTCGCCGCACGGTGCTCTTTCACTTCTACCAGCGTTGTTACATTTAGTCACCAACGTCTTGAAAGAGGCCCGAACACTGGAATCGCCGTCCATTCAAGCAGCATTGCGTTGTTTGCGTACGTTCTGTTGTCATCCATTTTCGAAACTAGCGGAAACAGAAGCGCCGTACGGCAAATTACTCCAGAGCTGTACTGCTCGTCTTTTGGATTGGGGCAAAGCTGGCCAGGAAGAAGACCGTCTGGATCCATTAGTTCTATTGAGTGCTGTCTCCGAAATGTTGCTGCACGCTCCGTCTGGGTTACTTTCGTGTCCCGCTTTATTGTATCCTTCACTTAATGCCTTCCAGcagtcactacagtccaccgacGCAAGACTTAGGCTACACACTTTACGACTATTTGACAATCTACTCCAGGATGCAACTCGTCAGTTGGCATCGCATTCCGATAACGCTAAGTCAATCCTTCGCCCACTGACGCCCTACGTCCATGCACTGGCCCCGAAAATTGTGGCGCATCTATGCAGCCCTACATCTCGTCTCATCGAGTCTCAGCAACAGTTATTGATGACCATTGAGTCTATCAACTGTGTGGAAGCTCTGACTGCACTTGCCGACGCCGAAAATT GTCTATTGGTCTTGCAACTTTTGGTCCCCATCCTTATTGGTTGCCTATTGGATCCGACGCAGATGAAAGCGGCGAATCCTTTGACTAAAACCTTACACACCCACGCTTTACAAACATTGACGCGGATAGGCACCCAATATCCACAG gaatTCAAATCATTATTGAGTTACTTGCCGGAGCTGAGAACAAAACTTGAGTCAGCTGCCCGAGCAAACCAATTCTGTTCTAGAAATCCTAAATCGGGTGCGATGAGCACCGCAGTGGAAACCAAGGCGGCTCCCACCATCAAATTGAAAACCGATTTCAGCAATTTTAATTAG